One region of Ananas comosus cultivar F153 linkage group 9, ASM154086v1, whole genome shotgun sequence genomic DNA includes:
- the LOC109715198 gene encoding L-type lectin-domain containing receptor kinase IV.1-like isoform X2 has translation MLLKFPSFLLLLHLLLLLKLVASSPTEELNFTINGFSGANLTLDGVATVSSHGLLILTNNIVEQKGHAFHPSHLCFCRNHSDGSIPSFSTTFAFAIVPEFTNLGGNGLAFVITPSTDFSEAQPAQFLGLFNRSSNGRATNHVVAIELDTVLNVEFQDINNNHVGIDINGMRSNESSAAGYYADDTGELRNLTLISGKAMQVWVDYDGVDSMLNITLSPINEIGTPTTKPTKPLMSFTVNISAVLLDLPVHVGFSSATGSMTSSHYVLGWSFAMGVGHVQALPLDYSKLPTIPRLNLKRHRSRALGLWLAVASLVFVLLVTFVAFAAARWWSKYAELREDWEVEFGPHRFSYRDLFRATNGFGERELLGVGGFGRVYRGTLPNSGAEVAVKRVSHESRQGMREFVAEIASIGRLRHRNVVQLLGYCRRKGELLLVYDFVPNGSLDKYLHYGRAHKPALGWSQRFRIVKGVAAGLLYLHEEWEQVVVHRDIKASNVLLDSEMNAKLGDFGLARLYDHGINPHTTHVVGTMGYLSPELVRSGRATTATDVFAFGVFILEVACGRRPVEELAVGPQGEQLMLVDWVIENWREGSILDTVDAGLGGEYAREEAEMVLKLGLMCSHPHPEARPSMRLVVQYLEGRAALPELSPDYLYFRNLSLGYNEGS, from the exons ATGTTACTAAAGTTTCCATCCTTCCTCTTACTTCTtcaccttctccttctccttaaGCTTGTAGCTTCTTCTCCTACCGAAGAATTAAACTTCACCATCAATGGATTCTCCGGAGCCAACCTCACCCTCGACGGCGTCGCGACAGTATCCTCCCATGGCCTCTTAATCCTAACAAACAACATTGTTGAACAAAAAGGCCACGCCTTCCACCCTTCCCATCTTTGCTTCTGCCGCAACCACTCCGACGGAAGCATCCCCTCCTTCTCCACCACCTTCGCCTTCGCCATCGTCCCCGAGTTCACCAACCTCGGCGGCAACGGGTTGGCCTTTGTAATCACCCCCTCAACAGACTTCTCCGAAGCCCAACCGGCCCAGTTCTTGGGCTTGTTCAACAGGAGTAGCAATGGCCGCGCCACCAATCATGTCGTCGCCATCGAGCTCGACACGGTACTCAACGTTGAGTTCCAAGACATCAATAACAACCACGTCGGGATCGACATCAACGGGATGCGGTCCAACGAGTCAAGCGCCGCCGGGTACTATGCGGACGATACCGGAGAACTCAGGAACTTGACCCTCATCAGTGGCAAGGCCATGCAAGTGTGGGTCGACTACGACGGCGTAGATTCGATGCTAAACATTACGCTCTCCCCTATAAACGAAATTGGAACGCCGACGACGAAGCCTACCAAACCGTTGATGTCGTTCACGGTCAACATCTCCGCTGTGCTGTTAGACTTGCCCGTGCACGTGGGCTTCTCCTCGGCGACGGGCTCTATGACGTCGTCACACTATGTCCTCGGATGGAGCTTCGCCATGGGCGTAGGTCATGTTCAGGCCCTGCCCCTCGACTACTCGAAGCTGCCCACGATCCCCCGCTTGAATCTCAAACGCCACAGGTCGAGAGCTCTGGGCTTGTGGTTGGCCGTGGCTTCTTTAGTGTTTGTGCTGTTGGTGACGTTTGTGGCGTTCGCTGCGGCACGGTGGTGGAGCAAGTACGCGGAGCTGCGCGAGGATTGGGAGGTGGAGTTCGGGCCTCACCGGTTCTCGTACAGAGACCTCTTCCGAGCCACCAACGGGTTCGGCGAGAGGGAGCTGCTGGGAGTCGGCGGCTTCGGGAGGGTCTACAGAGGGACGTTGCCGAATTCTGGAGCGGAGGTGGCCGTGAAGAGGGTCTCCCACGAGTCACGGCAGGGGATGAGGGAGTTCGTGGCAGAGATCGCCAGCATTggccgcctccgccaccgcaacGTCGTGCAGCTGCTCGGCTACTGCCGCCGCAAGGGGGAGCTTCTCTTGGTCTACGACTTTGTCCCCAACGGTAGCCTCGACAAGTATCTGCACTACGGTCGGGCTCACAAGCCGGCTCTCGGGTGGTCCCAGAGGTTCCGAATCGTGAAGGGGGTCGCGGCGGGGCTTCTCTATCTTCACGAAGAGTGGGAGCAAGTGGTGGTGCACAGAGACATCAAGGCGAGCAATGTGCTGCTGGACAGCGAGATGAACGCCAAGCTGGGAGATTTCGGTCTCGCGAGGCTGTACGATCATGGGATCAATCCGCATACAACCCACGTGGTGGGGACGATGGGTTATCTCTCGCCGGAGCTTGTAAGGAGTGGGAGGGCAACCACCGCCACCGACGTGTTCGCCTTCGGAGTTTTCATCTTAGAG GTTGCTTGCGGGCGGAGGCCGGTGGAGGAATTGGCCGTGGGCCCGCAAGGGGAGCAACTCATGTTGGTGGATTGGGTGATCGAGAATTGGCGAGAGGGTTCGATTCTCGACACGGTGGATGCCGGATTGGGAGGAGAGTACGCGAGGGAGGAGGCGGAGATGGTGCTGAAGCTGGGTCTGATGTGCTCGCACCCGCATCCGGAGGCGCGGCCGAGCATGCGGCTGGTGGTGCAGTACTTGGAGGGCCGCGCGGCGCTCCCGGAGCTGTCGCCGGATTATCTCTACTTCCGCAACCTATCATTGGGCTACAACGAAG GGTCTTAA
- the LOC109715198 gene encoding L-type lectin-domain containing receptor kinase IV.1-like isoform X1, which yields MLLKFPSFLLLLHLLLLLKLVASSPTEELNFTINGFSGANLTLDGVATVSSHGLLILTNNIVEQKGHAFHPSHLCFCRNHSDGSIPSFSTTFAFAIVPEFTNLGGNGLAFVITPSTDFSEAQPAQFLGLFNRSSNGRATNHVVAIELDTVLNVEFQDINNNHVGIDINGMRSNESSAAGYYADDTGELRNLTLISGKAMQVWVDYDGVDSMLNITLSPINEIGTPTTKPTKPLMSFTVNISAVLLDLPVHVGFSSATGSMTSSHYVLGWSFAMGVGHVQALPLDYSKLPTIPRLNLKRHRSRALGLWLAVASLVFVLLVTFVAFAAARWWSKYAELREDWEVEFGPHRFSYRDLFRATNGFGERELLGVGGFGRVYRGTLPNSGAEVAVKRVSHESRQGMREFVAEIASIGRLRHRNVVQLLGYCRRKGELLLVYDFVPNGSLDKYLHYGRAHKPALGWSQRFRIVKGVAAGLLYLHEEWEQVVVHRDIKASNVLLDSEMNAKLGDFGLARLYDHGINPHTTHVVGTMGYLSPELVRSGRATTATDVFAFGVFILEVACGRRPVEELAVGPQGEQLMLVDWVIENWREGSILDTVDAGLGGEYAREEAEMVLKLGLMCSHPHPEARPSMRLVVQYLEGRAALPELSPDYLYFRNLSLGYNEGFDDFVISYPSSVPSASIFSGEK from the exons ATGTTACTAAAGTTTCCATCCTTCCTCTTACTTCTtcaccttctccttctccttaaGCTTGTAGCTTCTTCTCCTACCGAAGAATTAAACTTCACCATCAATGGATTCTCCGGAGCCAACCTCACCCTCGACGGCGTCGCGACAGTATCCTCCCATGGCCTCTTAATCCTAACAAACAACATTGTTGAACAAAAAGGCCACGCCTTCCACCCTTCCCATCTTTGCTTCTGCCGCAACCACTCCGACGGAAGCATCCCCTCCTTCTCCACCACCTTCGCCTTCGCCATCGTCCCCGAGTTCACCAACCTCGGCGGCAACGGGTTGGCCTTTGTAATCACCCCCTCAACAGACTTCTCCGAAGCCCAACCGGCCCAGTTCTTGGGCTTGTTCAACAGGAGTAGCAATGGCCGCGCCACCAATCATGTCGTCGCCATCGAGCTCGACACGGTACTCAACGTTGAGTTCCAAGACATCAATAACAACCACGTCGGGATCGACATCAACGGGATGCGGTCCAACGAGTCAAGCGCCGCCGGGTACTATGCGGACGATACCGGAGAACTCAGGAACTTGACCCTCATCAGTGGCAAGGCCATGCAAGTGTGGGTCGACTACGACGGCGTAGATTCGATGCTAAACATTACGCTCTCCCCTATAAACGAAATTGGAACGCCGACGACGAAGCCTACCAAACCGTTGATGTCGTTCACGGTCAACATCTCCGCTGTGCTGTTAGACTTGCCCGTGCACGTGGGCTTCTCCTCGGCGACGGGCTCTATGACGTCGTCACACTATGTCCTCGGATGGAGCTTCGCCATGGGCGTAGGTCATGTTCAGGCCCTGCCCCTCGACTACTCGAAGCTGCCCACGATCCCCCGCTTGAATCTCAAACGCCACAGGTCGAGAGCTCTGGGCTTGTGGTTGGCCGTGGCTTCTTTAGTGTTTGTGCTGTTGGTGACGTTTGTGGCGTTCGCTGCGGCACGGTGGTGGAGCAAGTACGCGGAGCTGCGCGAGGATTGGGAGGTGGAGTTCGGGCCTCACCGGTTCTCGTACAGAGACCTCTTCCGAGCCACCAACGGGTTCGGCGAGAGGGAGCTGCTGGGAGTCGGCGGCTTCGGGAGGGTCTACAGAGGGACGTTGCCGAATTCTGGAGCGGAGGTGGCCGTGAAGAGGGTCTCCCACGAGTCACGGCAGGGGATGAGGGAGTTCGTGGCAGAGATCGCCAGCATTggccgcctccgccaccgcaacGTCGTGCAGCTGCTCGGCTACTGCCGCCGCAAGGGGGAGCTTCTCTTGGTCTACGACTTTGTCCCCAACGGTAGCCTCGACAAGTATCTGCACTACGGTCGGGCTCACAAGCCGGCTCTCGGGTGGTCCCAGAGGTTCCGAATCGTGAAGGGGGTCGCGGCGGGGCTTCTCTATCTTCACGAAGAGTGGGAGCAAGTGGTGGTGCACAGAGACATCAAGGCGAGCAATGTGCTGCTGGACAGCGAGATGAACGCCAAGCTGGGAGATTTCGGTCTCGCGAGGCTGTACGATCATGGGATCAATCCGCATACAACCCACGTGGTGGGGACGATGGGTTATCTCTCGCCGGAGCTTGTAAGGAGTGGGAGGGCAACCACCGCCACCGACGTGTTCGCCTTCGGAGTTTTCATCTTAGAG GTTGCTTGCGGGCGGAGGCCGGTGGAGGAATTGGCCGTGGGCCCGCAAGGGGAGCAACTCATGTTGGTGGATTGGGTGATCGAGAATTGGCGAGAGGGTTCGATTCTCGACACGGTGGATGCCGGATTGGGAGGAGAGTACGCGAGGGAGGAGGCGGAGATGGTGCTGAAGCTGGGTCTGATGTGCTCGCACCCGCATCCGGAGGCGCGGCCGAGCATGCGGCTGGTGGTGCAGTACTTGGAGGGCCGCGCGGCGCTCCCGGAGCTGTCGCCGGATTATCTCTACTTCCGCAACCTATCATTGGGCTACAACGAAGGTTTTGATGATTTTGTCATCTCCTATCCATCCTCCGTGCCAAGTGCATCTATTTTCTCCGGAGAAAAATGA